The Mercurialis annua linkage group LG8, ddMerAnnu1.2, whole genome shotgun sequence genome window below encodes:
- the LOC126659611 gene encoding stemmadenine O-acetyltransferase-like has product MQIKVQIVSKEMVKISSSPSIRHRKPHKLSFFDQLTPTTYSPIIFFYSIRNVSPSTLTSKLKIALLKTLNIYYSFSGRTTDNLYIDRFEEGVPFLEAQVNCSFSDFLKHHEPESLNSLLPFEPYSKETDPKNAPLTAVQINIFNCGSGIALGWCMSHKIFDADTASSFSTTWASICRGDLNNVVEPDLEQGNLYFPSLTTIPDNHLSLMENLWFAKADYVTRRFVFSAKAIGALRAKAKGEGEEKPSRIKTLSCFIWKCSMAASKSISGTPKLSILVEATNLRRKTNPPMKDSSIGNLFWWAVAVADPADTNSTDLKQLVSMLSETINLYKTDYTHSFQGENGYETMSDYCEQLREVFSSEEPDIFAFTSWSNAAFTRPNFGWGEPYWVGVMGKPGQEFRNLTVFVDAKDGKGIEAWITLDKKRMDILLQDLEFLEFASPNPRFSSI; this is encoded by the coding sequence ATGCAAATAAAAGTTCAGATTGTTTCAAAAGAGATGGTGAAGATATCATCTTCTCCATCGATTCGACATCGAAAACCTCACAAACTCTCCTTTTTCGACCAACTTACTCCGACAACGTATTCTCCGATCATTTTCTTCTACTCTATCAGAAACGTTTCACCATCAACTTTAACCTCCAAATTAAAAATTGCTCTTCTCAAAACACTCAATATCTATTACTCTTTCAGCGGAAGAACAACGGATAATCTCTATATCGATCGTTTCGAGGAAGGAGTTCCGTTTCTTGAAGCGCAAGTAAATTGTTCGTTCTCTGATTTCCTTAAACACCATGAACCTGAGTCATTGAACAGTTTGCTTCCGTTCGAACCGTACAGCAAGGAAACAGACCCGAAAAATGCGCCTTTAACCGCAGTTCAGATCAACATTTTTAACTGTGGATCAGGAATAGCATTGGGTTGGTGTATGTCACATAAGATTTTTGACGCAGACACGGCTTCAAGTTTTTCGACTACTTGGGCTTCGATCTGTCGTGGAGATCTTAATAATGTTGTAGAGCCTGATCTCGAGCAAGGGAACTTATATTTCCCATCTCTAACTACGATTCCTGATAATCATTTATCTTTAATGGAAAATTTATGGTTTGCTAAGGCTGATTATGTTACGAGGAGATTTGTGTTCAGTGCGAAAGCAATTGGTGCCCTTAGGGCTAAGGCGAAAGGAGAAGGTGAAGAAAAACCATCTCGGATTAAAACATTGTCATGTTTCATTTGGAAATGCAGTATGGCTGCATCAAAATCAATATCTGGAACGCCAAAGCTGTCGATTCTTGTCGAGGCGACGAATCTTCGACGAAAAACAAATCCGCCCATGAAAGATAGTTCTATTGGAAATCTGTTTTGGTGGGCAGTAGCAGTTGCTGACCCTGCTGATACGAACAGTACTGATTTGAAGCAACTCGTGAGTATGCTAAGCGAAACGATTAATTTGTATAAAACCGATTATACGCATAGTTTTCAAGGCGAAAATGGGTACGAAACGATGTCGGATTATTGCGAGCAGTTACGAGAGGTATTTTCTTCGGAAGAACCGGACATTTTTGCATTTACAAGTTGGTCTAATGCAGCTTTCACAAGACCTAATTTTGGATGGGGAGAGCCTTACTGGGTTGGTGTTATGGGAAAACCTGGACAAGAATTTAGAAATTTGACTGTGTTTGTTGATGCAAAAGATGGTAAAGGGATTGAAGCATGGATTACTTTAGATAAAAAAAGAATGGATATATTACTACAAGATCTTGAGTTCCTGGAATTTGCTTCTCCAAATCCTAGGTTTTCTAGCATATGA